From a region of the Paenibacillus lutimineralis genome:
- the ptsP gene encoding phosphoenolpyruvate--protein phosphotransferase — protein MLEIKGIAASAGVAIASAFRLEHPDYTVHQENVADSDSELKRLDDALAKSQQELEAIKQRTEEQLGAKKAEIFESHLLILNDPELLDAVRDKITSEKVTAQYALDEVAKQFISMFENMKSAYLRERAADMRDVTKRVLTHLLGLNYINPADISEEVIVIAEDLTPSDTAQLNRQYVKGFTTNIGGRTSHSAIMARSLEIPAVVGTQEVMAQIQIGDTVIVDGLDGKVIVNPSAEVLEQYQLKRDQYLRQIEEWKKLKEVPTQSKDGVHVELGANIGTPNDVTGVLENGGEAVGLYRTEFLYMGRSELPSEDVQFNAYKTVLERMEGKPVVVRTLDIGGDKELPYLDLPKEMNPFLGFRAVRLCLERQDIFRTQLRALLRASVYGNLRIMFPMIATLDEFRQAKALLLDEKQKLTSEGVQVSDSIQLGIMVEIPSTAVLADQFAKEVDFFSIGTNDLIQYTMAADRMNERVSYLYQPYNPAILRLVKMVIDAAHQEGRWVGMCGEMAGDATAIPLLLGLGLDEFSMSATSILPARSQISRLSKAEMEQLAAKAMGMQTAQQVVELVRSIDE, from the coding sequence ATGCTTGAAATTAAAGGAATTGCCGCATCTGCGGGAGTGGCGATTGCATCTGCCTTCCGCCTGGAGCATCCTGATTACACCGTACATCAAGAGAATGTAGCTGATTCCGATTCAGAACTGAAGCGATTGGACGACGCTCTTGCTAAATCGCAGCAGGAGCTGGAAGCGATCAAGCAGCGTACGGAAGAACAACTTGGCGCTAAGAAGGCAGAGATCTTCGAATCGCATTTGTTGATTCTGAATGACCCTGAGCTGCTTGATGCCGTCCGCGATAAGATCACCTCTGAGAAAGTGACGGCTCAATATGCGCTGGATGAAGTAGCTAAGCAATTCATCTCGATGTTCGAGAATATGAAGAGTGCTTACTTAAGAGAACGCGCTGCAGATATGAGAGATGTGACTAAGCGGGTACTTACTCATCTGCTTGGATTGAATTATATTAATCCGGCTGACATTAGCGAGGAAGTTATTGTAATCGCTGAGGATTTGACCCCGTCTGATACAGCACAGCTGAACCGGCAATATGTAAAAGGGTTCACGACCAACATCGGAGGAAGGACTTCTCATTCGGCAATTATGGCCCGTTCTCTGGAGATTCCGGCCGTAGTCGGCACACAAGAGGTTATGGCCCAGATTCAGATCGGCGATACCGTCATCGTTGACGGTCTAGACGGTAAAGTTATTGTCAATCCGTCTGCAGAGGTACTGGAGCAGTACCAGCTTAAACGTGACCAATATCTCCGTCAGATTGAGGAATGGAAGAAGCTCAAAGAGGTTCCTACCCAGTCCAAGGACGGAGTTCATGTTGAACTTGGTGCCAATATAGGCACTCCGAATGATGTTACTGGTGTGCTAGAGAACGGTGGAGAAGCCGTCGGTTTGTACCGTACAGAGTTCCTCTACATGGGACGCTCGGAGCTGCCGTCAGAAGATGTCCAATTCAATGCCTACAAGACTGTTCTTGAACGGATGGAAGGCAAGCCAGTAGTGGTTAGAACACTGGATATCGGTGGCGATAAGGAACTGCCTTATCTTGATCTGCCTAAGGAGATGAATCCTTTCCTAGGATTCCGTGCAGTTAGACTATGCCTGGAACGACAGGATATATTCCGTACGCAATTGCGCGCGTTGCTGCGGGCAAGCGTGTATGGTAATTTGAGAATTATGTTCCCGATGATCGCTACGCTTGATGAGTTCCGTCAGGCCAAAGCCTTGCTCCTGGATGAGAAGCAGAAGCTGACTTCGGAAGGAGTTCAGGTCTCGGATTCGATTCAGCTAGGAATCATGGTAGAGATCCCATCGACGGCTGTACTCGCAGATCAATTTGCCAAAGAGGTCGATTTCTTCAGTATTGGAACCAATGATCTCATTCAATATACGATGGCCGCAGACCGGATGAACGAACGCGTGTCTTACTTGTATCAGCCATACAACCCGGCGATTCTGCGTCTGGTGAAGATGGTTATCGATGCAGCGCATCAGGAAGGACGCTGGGTAGGCATGTGCGGCGAGATGGCTGGGGATGCAACGGCGATTCCACTCCTGCTCGGTCTTGGACTTGATGAGTTCAGTATGAGCGCGACGTCCATTCTTCCGGCTCGTTCACAGATTTCTCGTCTTTCGAAGGCAGAGATGGAGCAGCTTGCAGCCAAAGCGATGGGTATGCAGACCGCACAGCAAGTGGTTGAACTGGTTCGCTCTATCGACGAATAA
- a CDS encoding HPr family phosphocarrier protein, which yields MEKNFRITDEDGIHARPATALVNTANKFKGSEAFAEANGKKVTLKSILGVLSLGLEKGDDLKLIVEGDQAEEAIHALAEVMINEGLGEVHA from the coding sequence ATGGAGAAAAATTTTCGAATTACAGATGAGGATGGAATTCATGCCCGCCCAGCTACCGCTCTGGTAAATACGGCAAATAAATTTAAAGGTTCCGAGGCTTTTGCTGAGGCAAATGGCAAGAAGGTAACTTTGAAGTCGATTCTTGGGGTTCTGTCCCTTGGGTTGGAGAAGGGGGATGACCTGAAGTTAATCGTTGAGGGTGATCAAGCGGAAGAGGCTATTCATGCGCTTGCGGAAGTGATGATTAACGAAGGGTTAGGCGAAGTCCATGCTTGA
- the glcT gene encoding glucose PTS transporter transcription antiterminator GlcT, whose protein sequence is MKILRVAKVLNNNVIIAGHPEHGEVVVIGKGIGFNRKTGDTIPLEAIEKMFILTNQMEQEQYKQLVPQVDEHLIEVIGEIISYISRKTQSELNEHIHIALTDHLAFAIKRAEQDLAFHNPFLYETKEIYPLEFELAEYAIDLIHKKLGVDLGDDEIGFVALHINSAITNRHISEVRGHAQLIADLVTVIEEESQISISRHSLDYSRLLTHLRFAIERVRRGERIGEIERLDVLLQQEYPRLYTLAGKLTDIMEQRLHKPICHAELSYLTMHLQRIATSQSDS, encoded by the coding sequence GTGAAGATCCTACGAGTGGCCAAGGTGTTGAATAACAACGTCATTATCGCCGGGCATCCTGAGCATGGTGAAGTTGTCGTAATCGGCAAAGGCATCGGTTTCAATCGCAAGACTGGGGATACCATTCCTCTCGAAGCGATTGAGAAAATGTTCATTCTTACGAATCAGATGGAGCAGGAGCAGTACAAGCAGCTCGTGCCACAGGTAGATGAACATTTGATCGAAGTCATTGGCGAAATTATCTCGTATATTTCCCGGAAAACGCAATCGGAGCTCAATGAACATATACATATTGCGCTAACCGATCACCTCGCATTCGCTATTAAGCGTGCTGAACAGGATCTTGCCTTCCATAATCCTTTTCTATATGAGACAAAAGAGATATACCCCCTCGAGTTTGAATTGGCTGAGTATGCGATCGACCTGATTCATAAGAAATTGGGGGTGGACCTCGGCGATGATGAGATTGGTTTTGTTGCGCTGCACATCAACAGCGCAATTACTAACCGGCATATTAGCGAGGTTCGGGGACATGCGCAATTGATTGCTGATTTAGTAACCGTCATTGAAGAGGAGTCACAGATTTCCATTTCACGTCATTCTCTGGATTATTCCAGACTCCTTACCCATCTGAGATTTGCCATTGAGCGAGTGCGTAGAGGCGAAAGAATTGGAGAAATCGAACGACTGGATGTGCTATTGCAGCAGGAATACCCAAGACTGTACACCCTGGCTGGTAAGTTGACTGATATCATGGAGCAGCGGTTGCATAAGCCGATCTGTCATGCAGAGCTCAGTTATTTGACTATGCATTTACAGCGCATCGCTACCTCTCAAAGTGACAGCTAG
- a CDS encoding flotillin family protein, with protein sequence MIEGFPDYLLIPSVIIAVILILGIAFWARYKTVSPDEAMLVTGSFLGSKNVSDDESGRKIKIVRGGGAFIWPIFQKAEFMSLLSHKLDVMTPEVYTEQGVPVSADGVAIIKVGSSVEDVATAAEQFMGKPIESLKGEAQEVLEGHLRSILGGMTVEEVYRNRDKFAQEVQGVAARDLKKMGLQIVSFTIKDVRDKHGYLEALGKPRIAAVKRDADIAEAEALRDARVQKALAEESGQKAELLRDTNIAEATKEKELKVAAFKKEQDTAKAEADQAYEIQEARAKQTMVEEQMKVELVRKEREIDLQDKEITVRQKQYDAEVKKKADADRYAVEQAAEADKARKMREADALQYSIEAQARAEAEQKRLEGLAVADAERAKGTADAEIIRLRGLAEAEAKEKLADAFQKFGEAAVLDIIAKMLPELAEKIAAPIASIEKLTVVDTGKGEGAARVSNYVTELMATAPEMIKNISGIEVEQLIKGLTQRKMVNPAPAPAASKPAPNVNPIQPPQE encoded by the coding sequence TTGATCGAAGGGTTTCCAGATTATTTGCTAATTCCATCTGTTATTATTGCTGTCATTCTTATTCTAGGTATCGCATTTTGGGCTCGCTACAAGACGGTTAGTCCGGATGAAGCAATGCTTGTAACGGGTTCCTTCCTTGGAAGTAAGAACGTGTCAGACGATGAATCTGGTCGCAAAATTAAGATCGTTCGCGGGGGCGGCGCATTTATCTGGCCCATCTTCCAGAAGGCGGAGTTCATGTCCTTGCTGTCACATAAGCTGGATGTGATGACGCCAGAGGTATATACAGAGCAAGGGGTTCCGGTATCCGCCGACGGTGTTGCCATTATCAAAGTGGGGAGCTCGGTCGAGGATGTGGCTACGGCTGCAGAGCAATTCATGGGCAAGCCCATTGAATCGTTGAAGGGCGAAGCCCAGGAAGTGCTGGAAGGGCATTTGCGCTCGATTCTCGGCGGAATGACGGTTGAGGAGGTATACCGCAACCGTGATAAGTTTGCTCAGGAGGTACAGGGAGTAGCCGCCCGGGATCTGAAGAAGATGGGTCTACAGATTGTGTCGTTTACCATCAAGGATGTGCGCGACAAGCACGGCTATCTGGAAGCGCTTGGTAAGCCGCGGATCGCGGCTGTAAAGCGTGACGCTGATATTGCTGAGGCAGAGGCGCTTCGGGATGCAAGGGTCCAAAAGGCGCTCGCCGAGGAATCCGGACAGAAGGCCGAACTGCTGCGTGATACTAATATTGCGGAAGCGACCAAGGAGAAGGAACTGAAGGTCGCAGCCTTTAAGAAGGAGCAGGATACGGCCAAGGCCGAGGCGGATCAGGCGTATGAAATTCAGGAAGCGCGTGCTAAGCAGACCATGGTTGAGGAACAAATGAAGGTTGAATTGGTCCGAAAAGAGCGGGAGATCGATCTGCAGGATAAAGAAATTACGGTGCGGCAGAAGCAGTATGACGCGGAAGTGAAGAAGAAGGCAGATGCGGACCGTTATGCGGTGGAACAGGCGGCGGAAGCCGATAAGGCGCGTAAAATGCGCGAGGCTGATGCACTGCAGTATTCCATTGAGGCGCAAGCGCGTGCCGAGGCGGAGCAGAAGCGTCTGGAAGGTCTGGCGGTCGCAGATGCAGAGCGTGCCAAAGGTACAGCGGATGCCGAGATCATTCGTCTTCGCGGTCTGGCCGAGGCTGAAGCCAAGGAGAAGCTGGCCGATGCGTTCCAGAAGTTCGGCGAAGCCGCCGTACTCGATATTATCGCCAAGATGCTGCCTGAATTGGCCGAGAAGATCGCAGCACCGATTGCTTCGATCGAGAAGCTTACGGTTGTGGATACCGGTAAGGGAGAGGGCGCAGCTCGTGTCAGCAATTATGTGACTGAGCTGATGGCTACGGCTCCAGAAATGATTAAGAATATTTCTGGAATTGAAGTGGAGCAATTGATCAAGGGGCTTACACAGCGGAAGATGGTTAATCCAGCTCCAGCTCCGGCTGCATCCAAGCCAGCCCCTAACGTAAATCCGATCCAACCGCCGCAGGAATAA
- a CDS encoding protease gives MDGLFWGCFIGGAIFALASTLLGDIIGSWIDGIFDLISVDFFKPIISASAITTFGGSGILLSQYTSLGNAAIIIFSILIALLLSVIVYFIYVKPMDNSENSIGFSEADLPGKLGEVTIPIAAEGFGEIMVKQVAGNTLHIAASWDKRNIIAGTEVVVVDMKEGVALVSELYDNRKEEEMI, from the coding sequence ATGGATGGATTATTTTGGGGCTGCTTTATCGGCGGAGCGATTTTTGCTCTGGCGAGTACGCTCCTGGGAGATATAATCGGAAGCTGGATCGATGGGATTTTCGATTTGATCTCTGTTGACTTTTTCAAGCCGATTATTAGTGCTTCAGCGATTACAACCTTCGGGGGAAGCGGTATTTTGTTAAGCCAATATACCAGCCTGGGGAATGCTGCGATTATTATTTTCTCGATCCTGATCGCCCTTCTCCTCTCCGTCATCGTGTATTTCATTTACGTTAAACCCATGGATAACAGTGAGAATTCAATCGGATTCTCAGAGGCCGATCTACCCGGCAAGCTGGGGGAAGTTACCATACCGATCGCCGCTGAAGGCTTCGGTGAGATCATGGTTAAGCAGGTGGCAGGGAATACGCTACATATCGCAGCGAGTTGGGATAAGAGGAATATTATCGCGGGTACAGAAGTTGTGGTTGTGGATATGAAGGAGGGAGTGGCCCTCGTATCCGAATTGTATGACAATAGGAAAGAAGAGGAGATGATCTAA
- a CDS encoding UDP-glucose--hexose-1-phosphate uridylyltransferase, with protein sequence MKAEDKNRQDAQAAIERLLHYALEQGLIDWWDLEYSRNRLLELFSFDEPYAGELAEETLTGPEQPLEVLIDYGFEIGLIPENTVTYRDLLDARIMGLIMPRPSETISAFRKTEANQGIQAATDQFYKLSVASNYIRMDRVAQNIYWEQPTDYGSMEITINLSKPEKNPKEIAMAKLLPPPIYPKCQLCRENIGYAGRINHPARQNLRVIPLELNSEPWLFQYSPYVYYNEHCIVFHHDHVPMKLTKDTFKRLLAFTAQFPHYFIGSNADLPIVGGSILTHDHFQGGRHTFPLEKSPIVAKFQHLSYPGVTAGIVQWPMTVLRLNSQDPDILLEAADEIYEQWKVYSDPTVGVLAYSTDSGEKVPHNTVTPIVRRGADGSFEMDVVLRNNRTNEQHPEGIFHPHREMHHIKKENIGLIEVMGLAILPGRLKEELADIAGILSGDTTLYDDVTSNSNSKLAVHAAWVKQLVADHGQSMAKEDAEALLRDEVGRKFAEILGHAGVFKVTDEGREAFRRFVTSAGYEPFSE encoded by the coding sequence GTGAAAGCTGAAGACAAGAACAGGCAGGATGCGCAGGCAGCTATCGAAAGACTGCTTCACTATGCATTGGAACAAGGATTAATCGATTGGTGGGACCTGGAGTATTCCCGTAACCGTCTGCTAGAATTGTTCTCCTTCGATGAGCCTTATGCCGGGGAACTTGCAGAAGAGACGCTGACGGGTCCAGAGCAGCCGCTAGAGGTATTGATTGATTATGGCTTTGAAATCGGACTGATCCCAGAAAATACAGTGACTTATCGCGATTTGCTCGACGCGCGGATTATGGGACTGATCATGCCTCGCCCGTCAGAGACAATCTCAGCCTTCCGCAAGACGGAGGCGAACCAAGGCATTCAGGCGGCGACGGATCAATTTTATAAGTTATCCGTGGCAAGCAATTATATTCGTATGGATCGGGTTGCACAGAATATATATTGGGAACAACCTACCGATTATGGATCGATGGAGATTACAATCAATCTGTCCAAACCGGAGAAAAATCCGAAAGAGATCGCAATGGCGAAGCTACTACCGCCTCCGATCTATCCGAAATGCCAGCTATGCCGGGAGAATATAGGGTATGCTGGTCGGATCAACCATCCGGCGCGCCAAAATCTCCGCGTTATTCCGTTGGAGTTAAATAGTGAGCCTTGGTTATTCCAGTATTCGCCGTACGTGTATTACAACGAACATTGCATCGTATTCCATCATGATCATGTACCGATGAAGCTGACGAAGGATACCTTTAAACGGCTATTAGCATTTACGGCGCAGTTCCCGCACTATTTTATCGGATCGAATGCCGATTTGCCGATTGTGGGCGGGTCAATTCTGACGCATGATCATTTTCAAGGGGGAAGACACACCTTCCCATTGGAAAAATCGCCGATCGTAGCGAAGTTCCAACATTTATCTTATCCGGGTGTTACAGCTGGAATCGTCCAGTGGCCAATGACGGTACTGCGCTTAAACAGTCAGGATCCCGATATATTGCTGGAAGCAGCGGATGAAATATATGAACAGTGGAAGGTATATAGCGATCCGACAGTTGGTGTACTTGCTTACAGTACAGACAGTGGTGAGAAGGTACCGCATAATACGGTGACTCCGATCGTTCGACGCGGTGCGGACGGCAGCTTCGAGATGGATGTCGTGCTGCGCAACAATCGTACGAATGAGCAGCATCCGGAAGGAATCTTCCACCCGCATCGGGAGATGCATCATATCAAGAAGGAGAATATCGGTCTGATTGAAGTAATGGGACTGGCGATTCTGCCAGGCCGTCTCAAGGAAGAACTAGCCGACATCGCTGGTATTCTGAGCGGAGATACGACCTTGTATGATGATGTTACATCTAATTCCAATTCTAAATTGGCCGTGCATGCTGCATGGGTGAAGCAATTGGTTGCAGACCACGGGCAGTCGATGGCCAAAGAAGATGCGGAAGCGCTGCTTCGCGATGAGGTCGGTCGCAAGTTTGCCGAGATTCTTGGACATGCCGGCGTGTTCAAGGTCACTGATGAGGGGCGGGAAGCATTCCGTCGCTTCGTGACCAGCGCTGGGTATGAGCCGTTTAGTGAATAA
- the galE gene encoding UDP-glucose 4-epimerase GalE, with protein sequence MAILVTGGAGYIGSHTVAELLEQGKEVVVIDNLQTGHKDALLGGKLYEGDLRDKELLKRLFAENEIEAVIHFAANSLVGESMKDPVKYFDNNVYGTLCLLEAMDKANVRKIVFSSTAATYGEPEKVPIEESDPTHPTNVYGETKLTMERMMAWFDQVLGIKYVALRYFNAAGAHASGKIGEDHDPETHLVPLILQAALGQRDSIKIFGDDYNTPDGTCIRDYIHVSDLADAHLRAVEYLLGGGDSDVFNLGSGQGFSVKEMIEAVREVTGRDFPVQVTPRRAGDPAVLVASSDKARSVLGWKPSRDNLQDIIGSAWGWHSNHPEGYND encoded by the coding sequence ATGGCGATCTTGGTCACGGGTGGAGCAGGATATATCGGTTCCCATACAGTTGCGGAGCTGCTAGAGCAAGGCAAGGAGGTTGTCGTTATCGACAATCTGCAGACAGGGCATAAGGATGCGCTGCTGGGCGGGAAGCTGTACGAAGGAGATCTGCGCGATAAGGAACTGCTGAAGAGATTGTTCGCTGAGAATGAGATCGAGGCGGTCATCCATTTTGCCGCTAATTCTCTGGTTGGGGAGAGTATGAAGGATCCTGTAAAATATTTTGACAATAACGTCTACGGTACACTGTGCCTGTTGGAGGCTATGGATAAGGCAAATGTACGTAAAATCGTCTTCTCCTCTACGGCGGCAACCTATGGCGAACCGGAGAAAGTGCCGATCGAAGAGAGTGACCCTACCCATCCGACAAATGTTTATGGGGAGACGAAGCTGACGATGGAGCGGATGATGGCCTGGTTCGATCAGGTGCTGGGCATCAAATATGTTGCACTGCGCTACTTCAATGCGGCCGGGGCTCATGCTAGTGGTAAGATCGGCGAGGACCACGATCCAGAGACGCATCTTGTTCCGCTTATTCTTCAGGCAGCGCTTGGACAACGTGATTCAATCAAAATCTTTGGTGATGATTACAACACACCTGATGGTACATGCATACGCGACTATATTCATGTGAGCGATTTGGCGGATGCCCATCTGCGTGCTGTAGAGTATTTGCTGGGCGGCGGAGACAGTGATGTGTTCAATCTTGGCAGCGGCCAAGGATTCTCGGTCAAAGAGATGATCGAAGCTGTGCGCGAAGTAACCGGTCGTGACTTCCCGGTACAGGTTACCCCTCGCCGGGCTGGAGACCCAGCTGTGTTGGTCGCCTCCTCTGACAAAGCAAGAAGCGTGCTCGGATGGAAGCCATCACGTGACAATCTGCAAGACATTATCGGCAGTGCCTGGGGATGGCACAGCAATCATCCGGAAGGCTATAACGACTAA
- a CDS encoding galactokinase, producing the protein MKRQEMERLLISRYGEDGAAISVFNAPGRVNLIGEHIDYNGGYVLPAALEFGTTMAIRKRSDRKVIFSSTNLPYQGEFDVDQLGSGKTGEWVDYPIGVIVELGKLGVQLSNGYDILFHGEIPNGAGLSSSASIEVVTAYGLLVMENQPTDKVEIAKLSQRAENLFVGVNSGIMDQFAVANGAKDHAILLMCDTLEYQLVPFVTGNYKLVISNTNKRRGLVDSKYNERREQCDAALKILQQDVSGLEYLAHLSLEQFEQLKGKFTDEVLLRRATHVVEENDRVLQSVEALHANDLVRFGQLMNASHDSLRDLYEVSCMELDVMVEEAQKIEGTLGSRMTGAGFGGCTVSLVHEDAIDRFLSTVGEAYEKRTGLKGEFYVCGVGNGVHEMKEEY; encoded by the coding sequence ATGAAACGACAAGAGATGGAACGATTGTTAATATCACGATACGGTGAGGACGGTGCAGCGATATCCGTATTCAATGCACCGGGACGCGTAAACCTGATCGGTGAGCACATCGATTATAATGGCGGATATGTGCTGCCGGCTGCGCTGGAATTTGGAACAACGATGGCAATTCGTAAGCGTTCGGATCGCAAAGTGATCTTCTCGTCTACGAATCTTCCTTATCAGGGCGAATTTGATGTGGATCAGCTTGGCAGTGGCAAGACTGGCGAGTGGGTCGACTATCCGATCGGAGTGATTGTGGAGCTTGGCAAGCTTGGCGTACAGCTCAGCAATGGCTACGATATTTTGTTCCATGGCGAGATCCCAAATGGGGCAGGTCTCTCATCTTCCGCCTCTATTGAAGTTGTTACCGCATATGGACTGCTGGTGATGGAGAATCAACCTACCGATAAGGTAGAAATCGCTAAGCTATCGCAACGGGCTGAGAATCTATTCGTTGGCGTGAACAGCGGAATTATGGATCAGTTTGCTGTTGCAAACGGGGCGAAGGATCATGCGATTCTGCTAATGTGCGATACACTGGAATATCAACTTGTGCCATTCGTGACGGGTAACTATAAGCTCGTGATCAGCAATACGAATAAACGCAGAGGATTGGTTGATTCCAAATATAATGAGCGCCGCGAGCAATGTGATGCGGCTTTGAAGATTTTGCAGCAGGATGTATCTGGTCTGGAGTATTTGGCACATCTGTCACTAGAGCAATTTGAGCAGTTGAAGGGCAAATTCACAGATGAAGTGCTGCTAAGACGGGCAACTCATGTCGTTGAAGAGAATGATAGAGTGCTTCAATCCGTTGAGGCGCTGCACGCTAACGATTTGGTTCGTTTCGGGCAATTGATGAACGCTTCCCATGATTCACTGCGCGATCTGTACGAAGTCAGCTGCATGGAGCTTGATGTTATGGTCGAAGAGGCACAGAAGATCGAGGGTACGCTGGGCTCACGGATGACTGGTGCCGGATTTGGCGGCTGTACCGTATCACTCGTACATGAGGACGCAATTGACCGATTCTTATCTACTGTAGGTGAAGCGTATGAGAAGAGAACGGGCTTGAAGGGCGAATTCTATGTGTGTGGTGTAGGCAACGGAGTTCATGAAATGAAGGAGGAGTATTAA
- a CDS encoding AraC family transcriptional regulator — protein sequence MLQETYSAAANPEVFETSDLHVLFAGESQTSADHRLGPKVYDYFLLHFVEQGRGSFQTEFAYYSLNAGDCFLIQPDQLVSYASDKLEPWRYRWIAFAGDKATELVQRAGFTPQLAAFSSGSASAIPEILESVLQVFRTRKPSSHLASLGYLHLIMAEAEERLVRESALPTGESGVQRTVKQMIHYMSSQYAHPISIEQMCSSLGYNRAYLSRIFKRTTGLTPVTYLLKLRIDKSRQLLRERPELSIEQISASVGLTDALYFSRQFRRFHGESPSEYRRNAPGQN from the coding sequence ATGCTTCAGGAAACCTATAGTGCCGCTGCTAATCCGGAAGTATTCGAGACTAGCGATCTGCACGTCTTGTTCGCAGGCGAGAGTCAGACCTCGGCTGATCATAGGCTAGGCCCGAAGGTATATGACTATTTCCTACTGCATTTTGTCGAGCAGGGAAGAGGAAGCTTCCAGACTGAATTTGCCTATTACTCTCTCAACGCTGGCGACTGCTTCCTGATTCAGCCTGACCAGCTCGTAAGCTATGCCTCGGATAAGCTTGAGCCCTGGCGATACCGCTGGATCGCCTTCGCAGGGGATAAGGCAACTGAGCTTGTCCAGCGTGCGGGGTTTACACCGCAACTAGCTGCGTTCAGCTCCGGATCAGCCAGCGCCATTCCTGAAATACTCGAATCCGTGCTTCAAGTCTTCCGCACACGGAAGCCTAGCTCACATCTGGCTTCATTAGGCTATCTACACCTGATTATGGCCGAAGCTGAGGAGAGACTTGTTCGCGAGTCTGCGTTGCCGACTGGAGAATCGGGAGTGCAGCGCACCGTCAAGCAAATGATCCATTATATGAGCAGTCAATACGCCCATCCCATATCCATTGAACAAATGTGCTCTAGCCTTGGGTACAACCGGGCCTATCTGTCACGTATATTCAAGAGGACGACGGGGCTGACTCCAGTCACTTACTTACTCAAGCTGCGGATAGACAAATCCCGTCAGTTACTACGGGAGCGGCCGGAACTATCCATCGAGCAAATCTCCGCGTCTGTCGGATTAACCGATGCCTTGTATTTCTCTCGCCAGTTCCGTAGATTCCACGGTGAATCGCCAAGCGAGTACCGTAGAAATGCCCCCGGACAGAACTAA
- a CDS encoding protein-glutamine gamma-glutamyltransferase — protein MIVLPPGESEQIGQMNLTGLEQQILRMKQESAVQYRYDSITNLKFELTTRGKIVEAAKALYDSGVGFATFENSRCNQDYWVRLSNGGFQQRSDVTPAEAIRDIFRNGRKYAFECATAMVIVLYRGVMDVIGDQAFNTYFANLVLYDWKYDSDLRINSVSGAEAFPGDVVYFKNPDFDPSTPEWQGENAIVLPDGLYYGHGIGIVTADHIIRSLNSQRKPGSTTSAYMLDDVESLDFAYTQRLSHGMARIGSSVYLLA, from the coding sequence ATGATAGTTCTTCCGCCGGGGGAATCGGAGCAGATTGGGCAGATGAATCTGACGGGGCTTGAGCAGCAAATTTTGCGGATGAAGCAGGAGAGTGCAGTACAATATCGCTATGATTCTATTACCAATTTGAAATTTGAATTAACAACCAGGGGGAAAATAGTAGAAGCAGCCAAAGCGCTATATGACAGCGGCGTGGGCTTTGCTACTTTTGAGAACTCGCGCTGTAATCAGGACTACTGGGTTCGGCTTAGCAACGGGGGATTCCAACAGCGCAGCGATGTCACCCCAGCGGAGGCGATCCGCGATATTTTCCGTAATGGCCGCAAGTATGCCTTCGAATGTGCTACAGCGATGGTCATCGTCTTGTATCGAGGGGTCATGGATGTGATTGGGGATCAGGCGTTCAATACTTACTTCGCTAACCTGGTGCTGTATGATTGGAAGTATGATAGCGATCTGCGCATTAATTCGGTCAGTGGGGCGGAGGCATTTCCAGGGGATGTAGTCTATTTCAAAAATCCCGATTTCGATCCTTCTACGCCGGAATGGCAGGGGGAGAATGCGATCGTGCTGCCAGATGGACTCTATTATGGCCATGGCATCGGCATCGTAACTGCGGATCATATTATTCGCTCCTTAAATTCACAAAGGAAGCCAGGGAGTACGACGTCAGCGTACATGCTGGATGATGTAGAATCCTTGGATTTTGCTTATACACAGAGGCTGAGTCACGGTATGGCGAGAATTGGTTCGAGTGTCTATTTGCTTGCTTGA